The Halorussus gelatinilyticus genome contains the following window.
CGCGAAACGCCGGGAGAAGCAGATAGAGGATCTGAAGGAGAAAGTGGGCGCAGAACAGGTTGAAAAGATGATCGAGAGTGGTGTGGATCTCGGAGACGTCTTCGACGTCGCGGAGGACACGATAAAGGGTTCGACGCGAGGAGAGGTCGTCGAAGAGAACCGCGAACGTGTCGAGCTCCCCTCTCAGCGAGGTGGCGATAGCGACGTAGATCAGGCGTACTCGACGCTCTCTCACGAACTCTTCACATACCTTCGCTCGACCCAGGGATACGAAGGGAACCTAGACGCTACGGATGGAATGGAACGGCAACCCACTCCTCTGTCCCTAGACGGTCTCTTGGAGCAGGAAGATTTCCTCGAATCGAACCCGGAGGCAGAGGTATATCCGGAGAAACTCCAGAAAGTGAATATCGCGTCAGCGTGGGTCGTGGACAATCTCCCCCTGCTGAACTACACGTTCGGGTTCACACGCGACCGCCCCGAACGGTCGCGGACGGACCTACAGCCGTTCCCACATCCCCGGGGTGAGGACAGCACCCCCGTGTACGTTGACCAAACGCCATCAGAGGCCATCGTCCTCCAAGTGGACCGATCCGCCATTATTGAGTGGTTGGACGGGAAGGGCTCACTTCGCGGCGTCGAACGTCCCGACACAGACGATGAGAGTGACCTCAAAGAGTGGTTCTTGGAGAACGTGGACACCAACGAACTCCGTGACCACTACTCGCCCATCGAAGACGACCTCACACGGGAAGTGTACACGCTCCTCCACTCAATGAGCCACGCGCTGATGCGGACGGCGAGCGGACAGTGTGGTCTCGACAGCAACAGCATCTCGGAGTACGTGATGCCGAGCATCCCGGCGATTTTCCTCTACGCGAGCAGCACCGAACATTTCTCCTTAGGAGGAATGCACACACTGTTCAAGACGAGGATTCATCCATGGGTAGACGAGACTATCGCGGACGTCCAGCAGTGCGTGTACGACCCCGTGTGTGAACACGAGGACGGTGCCTGCCACGCGTGCCTCCACATGAGTGAAGTCGCTTGCGAGAGTGCCAACGGGAACCTCGACCGCCGATATCTAGTCGGCGACGACAGAGGTCGAATACCCGCGTTCTGGGAGGCAGAATACGTGTGACCGACGACCACGACGCGATTTGTACGAACTTCGCGGTAGTCCGCCAGTTCGACGACTTGGACCGTGTCGTCGCTATCCGAGACACCATCTTGGCTCTTGATCACAGCGACGTAACTCGGGCCGACGTAGATCAAGGGTTAGAAACACCGTTAACCACCCGAGAAGCGTCTGCCCTTTTCACCTGTCTTCAGAAGAACGGAGCAGCAACTCAATCGGCGACCGACGAGCGGGGTTTTGCGGCCTACACTTTCGAGGTTGATCCCTTTGAAGCAGACCGAGTACTAACCCAGCAAGCCGCAGTGATTGCAGCAGACGGTCGTTCCCCCCAGACCGACCAGGACGACGACGTCGAATTTGTGGCCACACTTCCGGGAGGATTCGAACCAACCTCCGCACAAGTCCGTTCCATTCCCGACATCGCCTCTACGATTCGCAACCAGGTGTTTGACGCCGATTCGTCGGTCCGGATCGCCAACCCGTACTTCGACCCATCACTTGAACTCGTGTCCGACCTTGCGAGTCTTCCTCAACGGGGTGTCGAGACACAACTACTGACCCGAGAAACCGCGGACGAGGAAGGCGATACACGAACGACGCTCAACAAGATGTGGGACTTGATCGACGAGGAACACCGTGACAACTTTGAGGTGCGAGATCTCTACCGATGGGACGAGAAACAGGGATCCCAGGCGTTTGCGACTCACGCGAAGATCGTAATCGTTGACGAGAGGGTTTGCTACGTTGGAAGCGCAAACTTGACCGATACGAGTCTCTCGACTAACTTTGAATTCGGCGTCGTCGTCGAAGGTGACATCGTTGAGGAAGCCACGATGGTGTTCGACGAAGTGTTCGAGTACTCATACCCAGTTGATTTGCCGATATAGTCGATATACTGCTTGCTTTGCGGGTTTACCGGCTATCCGTCTTCGATTTCGTCTGCCTTGTTGAAAACCTCAGGAGGTAGTAGGTTCCAGTAGTCGTGCTGTATACACAGCGCGTAATCTGACAGAACAGGTTTTCAGGAGAGTGAATTATTATTGAGGATGATCTCCGTTTTTAAACTCCAGATCTGCCTCACACTCAGGACACTGTAACGTATCTTTTGTATCGCCCATTACGTAGACCCCTGTAGCTCCTGCTAATGCACCAACAGCTGCGAAGGGAATAGTTCCAGAGAAGGCTGTTCCAAAAACTGCTATTCCAGAACCTATTGAGCCGAGACCTGCACCTGATAGGGCGGGAACAGCCATGCTCTTAACCGTCATATATTTTCCTTTAAGTTGAAGCAGCGTTATTTCTTCTCCACAGTCGTTACAGTCAAAATTGTTCACAAATGTTATTTCGTCCTCGTTAATCCCTTCCATATCACGGAGTGATTCCCCTAACAATAAGTATCTAGTGGAGAACTATACATTGCCCTTATAAATAAAATGAGTTAAACTCCAAGTACAAATCCTGTCTGATTTGATTGGTGACTTCATCCTCTGTGTTTAGCACACGCTTTATATCAGAACCTTTAGCATTCAACAGAGCCAGAAAGATACTTATGTGAGTAGCAAAATGGTGTTAGTACACTTACTCTCACGTACTTCGTGTCGAACACTCAAACACCGATTCCCGAGGTAACACGGTAATGCATCCGGACGCCCCACCGGACGAGTCTGACGTCCTCGAAAAAGTCGAGACTGCCCTGAAACAGGCAGTGAGAGATAACTCCGACCTAAACTGGGAGTACGGGACCCGGATCAAGCGACAGAAGTACACGTACCTTGCGGTTGAGCACTTCACCGATAGCGATGAGGCGTTCCCGGTCACGTATAGCTGGTACAAGTTCGGGGCCGTGATGCCAGCAGCTCCGAAATCGGGAACAGTCGGTCCGGCGAGCACGCAGATGCCAACACCGGATGCACGCGAGTCGGGCATATTCACGGTGGCTTTCGACGACATCGTCGATTTCTTCCGACGGAGTGACTTCACACCCGGGTTAGACGAGGACTCGTGGTACGCGAGCGACCTCGACTTCCTGGAGGCATTCTACGAATCGCACGCGCCAGAGGAGTATCGGGACTTGTACCTGGGGAACGTGGCTTTCCGACAGCACCTTGATTCTGCCTTGGAAGAGGTTCGGACGGCCCGGCGGGGATCCTCGGCAGATCGGTCTTCTCCGGTGTTCGGGACAGAGCGGTACGAGGATGTCGGGCGTGCTGCAGCTCGAATGCACCTCGGCTTGGTAGGTATCGACTTCCTGAGTCAGACTCTCGACGAGGTCCGAGAGTTTACGAATCTAGTAGAGGACGCGTTTCTCGTCCTCAGTCAGACGTGTGCTTCAGAAGTCACGGAGTCACAGGTGGCCGCGCTGGAAGAACTGAAGCAGGTCTACAACGAGTGGATCTGGGAGTATCCCGCCCTTTTGATGTCGAAAGAGACCGCGAAGGGCCCGAACGCCCCGACCTTGCGGAAGTGGTCTGCCCAGAAGCACTTCTCTGTGGAGGACAACCTACAGAAACACATCGACAGTGTTAGTCAATCGTGTGTGGATGTAGGTCTAGTTCCGAGCTCAGATCAGTACCCAGAACACGACGACGATGTGGAAACTATCGGTCGAGCAGTCGCGCTCCAGGCGATGCGTCGAGATGAGTGAAATTGTACCCGCAGCGGACGTAGAGGACGTATTCACCGATACCTGCGTGTTGTTCGCTTACGCTGTCGAAGGGGAGGCAGATGCAAGAAAGCTCTTCGAAGACTCCACCCTCGACAAAGTAGCCAGCGAGCGCATCAAACGTGAATTCGTCTCGGTAGCTGATCGGCACCAAGACATCCACCGCGAGCTTCTAGAGTTTGCTGCGACGGACGATCTGGACGAGTACGAGCCCACTGACCTGCACCAGAAGAACGACGTTCGGTACGTCATTGATCTATACTCCGACCTCACCGATATGGACGATGTCGAAGTGGTTCGTCGATTGAACGAACTCATCAACCGGCTGGAGAAGGCGAGAGACGAACTCTTCGAAACCGATGGAGTTCTCACTATCCTGCCCCTTGATGGAGTTGACGCTCAGCTGGTTGGCCTGCTACGTGGTGTCGTCGAGAACGAAGACGATATCCGAGTTCTCTGTGATGCAGCCGCGTGGAGCCGGAACGGCGGCTCGGGTACATTCCTCACCGAAGACACTGAAGACCTCTTGGGAAGCGACGAGGATGGAGGAAATGCTGTAGAAGGTGATGAAACGGGTGAGAGCGGTGATAGTCTCCCCGACTCCTTCGCGGATTTCTTGGGCTCAGAAAACAAGTCCGTACCGGAGCGAATCAACGACCAGATAGTAAGTCGCTACGACACGGACTCAGCGTTACAGATTCTCTCGATAGAGGATTTTCTCACTATCGAGGCTAAGTGAGAGGCCCTTACCGAGACTCAGCAACAATCTGTCTAATCATCTCTCGTGCCTCGTTCTCTGACAGTCCTTCGAGCTGCACGTTCGTCAGTGCGTGATTGAACCGCCGTGTCGTCTCGTCTATGACACGCGACGGTTCGTCTGCGAGTTCGTCACACATGGCTCGTACAGCGGGCTGGTAGCGCGCGAACCAGCGGTCGAACACCTTGTTGACCATCGTCTGGTTGGCAAAGACCGCGTCAGTCGTCGAATAATCGTCGCCACGCGAAGTGAGCTCCGCGATCCACCAGAGCCGGTGGATGGCGTTTGAGTACAAGTCGGAGCCCGCACCGAGGAACTTCTCTCTCATCGCCTCCTCGGAGCGATACTCCCAACGGTGCCGGACGAGATCGGGATACCGCACTACTGCCAGCCAGTGCCAGAGGCCTGGATCGCCGGCGGTTCGTCTTGTGACGTCGAGACCGCGGTGGATCTCTTCAGCGAGTGCGCCGTCTATAGCTGTGTCGTACTCGGGGTACTCCTCTAGCACCTGCTCTACCGCCGAGTCGATCCTGTCGAGATCGGCTGTCGGACGACCCGGCATGGGCTCAACGTACTCTGTCAGTTGTTCGTCGGTGATCGCCGCCTCGCCCTGCATGAACGATTCACCAACGAGGCGACGTCCATCTTCGGTCAGTCGATGTAATTCTGTTTCGGTCACGTTAGATCTGGAGGCCTTCCTCCATGAGATGGATCAGCTGCTCTCGGGGATCTATGTACTCCTGAAGTTCGCTATCGATTCGCTGCAATACGTGGGGAAGGGTTTGCGGGTCAGAGAGGTCGTCCTTGAGACGGTGCGTCGCTTCTGAAACGTCACTAGTTTTGTAGAGGTTACTAGCAAACGTCTGGAGCACCATCTCCTGCCACTCGTGTTCAACCTCGCCCTCTACGTCTACAGCACTCCCAGCACGAACAAGGAGTTGTACCCACACACCGTAGCTCACCTGGTCGAGTATCACGTCACGCATCCGCGCCTCGGCCCCGACAGATCCTCTACTCTGTAGTACCTCGGCAATACGGGGATGATCGGAGTTGATCCACAACTTAGGACGACTCTCGTTCCGGAAGTCAAGGTAGTAGAGTTTGTTCCCATCCGGGAGGTGAGCGTTTTGTGAGAAACGCACTTGCTCACCGTCAATTGCGGCTCGCTCGTCGTCTTTGGGTCCATCAACGACGACGTAGTACAGCGTCCCACTGGCGACGCGGAAGTTCTTCTGGTTGGCGTACTCGTTCGAACCATCTCTCGGACGAGATTCGGTACGAACGAGATACGGACGAAGTTCGACCGTACCCCGGACAGTACTCTTCGGGACTTCTAGCGTTACGTCGTATTCCCCTGGAGTCGTAGGTGCCTCGGAGATGACGCCCCGATCACGGTAGATCGTCTCGTGGCAGCGAATAGTGACGTAGAGTTTGGCAGGGGGGCGTTCCCGTTCATCTTGTGGAAAGACCGCCTGAACCGTCTCCTCGGGTAGTCGAAGTTTACCGTTGAGAGTGATGGTCTCCCAGTCCGGATCGCCACTGCTGTCAGAAGACGACACTGCCGATGCGAGGTCTATCTCAGTCTGCCCTGGCTTCAGGTCAAGCGCTTTTCGATTCCCCTGGTCAACAGCGAAGGAGTCAAGTTCAAAGTCTACTCCTTCGTCTCGGTAACTGAACGGAAGTACCGTACTACGGTGTCGCTGGGAACGTCGGCTCACACTTAGTCCTCCTCCGGTGTCTCCAACTCCGCGAGTATCTCTAGTTGCGTCGCGCCCACGTCACCGTGCACTAAGTCAGCGGCACCGTCTGAATGAGAACGACCAGTGAACGAGATGTCTCGAACGTTTTCGTCGGCGACCAGGTGAGCCCGTCCCTCGTCGTACGACACGGTTACGTCCGCTTGTTCGATCTCAAGGTGGTGGATAGGGATGTCGTCGTAACGGGATCCGTCCTCACCGACACCAGTGAGGGAGATGTCTGCACTCCACCCCTCGAACTCCTCTGGGAGCACTTCAATTCGACCCGAGATCGTCCACGCGTCGCCATCGTAGTGGGACGAGCTATCGATCTCGAAAACAGGGTCAGCAGGTGATGTCGTGGACCGTGGATTTCCGCTCCCGTGAATCGGGAATCTGTTCAGAACGTTATCGGAGAGGGTGTCGCCGTTGCTTCCCTTCGAAATCAGGTGCCGAAGACCGTCACGCAGCGTTCCGAACATGTCGTCAAGTGCCGTCCGGAATCCACGCTGGTACTGCTCGCGGAGGTTCTCGGTGGATTCCCACTCGTCGTGCTCAGGCGGTTCGGCGAACCGCAGGAACCGGTCGATCTCTCGGTCACTATCTGATGGGGACCCTTCCGACCGTGCTTCGCCGGCTGCTAGTACGCCGAAGAAGTTCCGATCACCGTAGGCGACACGACTCTGGTCGTAGTACTTGACCACCATCCCCGCACCCCGGAACAGCGCGACGTTATTCATGTACGTATCGTCGTCTGCAGGAGATGCGAGGCGAGCCGATAACCGTACCGAGCCGTCGGGTGTCTCGGTCCCATCGGCACGAGGCGGCAGATCGACCGGGATGCCGAGTCCGGCAACGTCTCTGGGGTCAACCAACGTCTGAGCGTCTGTAGTCCTCTCGTCGTAAGCCTCGACGAACGGTCGAATCGCCGGGACACTCTCGACGTCGGCCGTCATTGTCTCGTCGGGCGTTTCGACCGTGATTTCGAGGTCACCCCGATAGATCGCTGGCCAGAAGTACTTGACAGAGGCCTCAACGAACTCCTGTGCGAGGTCTTCGACGTCTGGTCGCTCGTCTCGCGTCGGGTCCTGAAACTCGACGACCATAGCGCTCGTCCCGCTAACAGCGGGCCGTTCCACGTGAAGTCGTTCTGCCAGCCTTGACGCCCTCTCACCCCAGAAGGACTCCGGGCGGGGGCCATCGTCCGTCTCGATAGGCTGGCAGAGCCACCCCGCACCTTGGTACGTCGTTTCGTCCTCCGGTAATTGGTGTGTGGGGAACTTAGAGCGGGCGATGAGTCGCGGGGAATCGTCTTCGCACTCTCTGTGTGCCAGATGTGAGTTAAAGACGACTGTCGAAGCGCCCGAGAACGTCCAGAGCACGGACTTACCGAGGCCGTACGAGCCGCCGGCGGTGTCGTCTTGCTTGCTGCTGTAGAGTTCGTCTCGGACTAGCGCGGCGTAATTCGAGTCTTCGTCCCAACTTCCGGTCAAGCCGGTCGTGTTTCTGTCTTCGACGACGAGGAGGCGGAGTTCGGCATCGGGGTCGTTGACTCGTTCGACGACCCGTTCGTAGCGATGGCCATTATGTGTGTCTGCGACTGCTCGCATTCGTTCACCGAGTCCATCGTCCCAGCCGAGTCCGTCAAGGAAATCCTCTTTTTCGTCACCTGTGAGAGTTACGAAACGGAACGTCACTTCGACTGGATCGCCGTTTGGGAGGCCCTGATCGTTCGCGTTTTGGAGGACCTCACGGACGAACGCCTCGGAGTCGTGGTCAACGGCGTGTTTAGTGGGATCGTCGCCGTAACGTGGCGCTCCTGGCCCACCACTGAAGAAGAACCACTTGGCCGCTTCGTTGATTTGAACCTGCTCCTGATTCATGTGATAAACCGTTTGTTTGTACGGAACTGCGACCACATAGTTAGTATTACTGTTACGCGTCGATGAGCCCCGTTAGTCGGAACCGGCAGAGGTTCTAGTCAGGGACATCGCCGTACTTGTCGCGCGGTACGAGGTAGTCGGGACGATGTCGTTGCCGAACGTTTATGTGACGATACGCAGGAAAGGAGGTTATGAAGGTAGCCGCAGTGGATCTGTTCTGCGGGGCCGGCGGACTCAGTTATGGCCTCCAGCAAGCCGGCGTCTCGGTCGTCGCAGGGATTGACCAAGATCCAGACTGTAAGTACCCGTACGAACAGAACATAGACGCCGAATACGTACGAGCAGACGTCCACGCGTTGGCACAGAACCCCGAACCAATCGCACAGATGTATCCATGGGATGCGGATCTAAAGGTCCTCGCAGCATGCGCGCCTTGTCAACCGTACTCCACGATGGGACACTCAAAGGGAGATGGCCACGAGGACCATCAAAAATGGGGGCTGCTAAACGAGGTATCACGGATCGTAAAATACGTCGAACCGGACGTGGTCGTCACCGAAAACGTACTCCAAGTGAAACAGGAGGATGGCGTCTACGACGCGTTCGTCGAGAGCCTCGAATCCCAAGGTTACCACGTCAACAGCGACGATAACAAGAACGTCTACTGCCCCGAATACGGGATACCACAGAAGCGGAAGCGGTGGGTGGTCATGGCGTCCAAGCAGGGACCCCTCTCTTTGCCCGACCCTCCGATTCAGAACGAGAACGACTACCCGACGGTTGAAGACACGATTGATCACCTGCCACCAATCGAAGCAGGAGAAGTTAGTGACGTGAACGACGTGCATAGAGCACGTTCTCTCTCGGAAAAGAACCTGGAGCGTATCGACAACATGGAACCCGGTGGAGACTGGACGCTCTGGGAAGAGCCAGACCTCAACCACCTCCTCGCAGACTGTCACCGGAAGGCGAGTGGACAGTCGTACAAGGCACCCTACAGCAGGATGAGGCCCGACGAACCCTCTCCGACGATCACGACGCAGTTCTACAATTACGGGAGTGGTCGCTTTGGCCACTACGATACAGACCAAAATCGGGCACTCTCGATCCTTGAGGGAGCACTGCTCCAGACGTTCCCGGAAGACTACGACTTCTACGACGAGTGGGAGGACGTCGGCGTGTCAAATCTGGGCCGGATGATCGGTAACGCAGTCCCTCCGAAGCTCGGTGAGTACATGGGGAAGGCAATCCTCTCGCACGTCGGTGCGGCAGCGCCGTCTGTTGAGTCCACTGTCGCCGACGACTAAGAGAGGACCTATGTTGTCTAAAGCGGAGCGCCGATTTCAAGCAGACCTGCTAGAATGGGGGGAAGAGAACCGCCGCGAGTACCCTTGGCGAGAATCTGACCGAACACTGTACGAGGTGTTTATAGCGGAGTTCTTCCTGACTCAGACGCCGGCTGACAACGTCGCAGCGGTCTATCCGAAGTTCCTGGAACGGTTCCCCACGCTGGATGAGATATCGAAGGCCAGCGAGGACGAACTCATCGAAGCTATCGAGCCTCTCGGATTCCAAAACATGCGCGCAGGGGCGCTGAAGCAAATTTCCTCTGCACGTGACCACCTACCCACCGAGCCAGAATCGCTGATGGAGCTTCCGCGAGTGGGCCAGTACGTGGCGAACGCCACGTTGTGCTTTACCGGTGATGACCGGTTGCCGGTACTTGATAGGAACGTGGAGAGGGTCTATAGTCGGGTATTTCGAGACACGTGGCCCGAGACAGAAGCGGATCAGCTGACGTTCACGCAGAGACTGGTACCTGACGAGGCCCGTGCATACAATCTCGCTCTGCTTGATTTCGGTGCTCTAGTCTGTCAGACTGAACCGCTATGTGAGCGATGTTTCGCCAACGAGTATTGTGTCTACTTCCAAGAATCAGCATAATATCGGCCTCTAACCATTGAATCCGTGCTCTATTCAAATATTCGCTGCAGTCACTGCGTAAGCCGGATCATGCTTGAGTACCGTTTTCAGATAGAAGTTTTAAACCGAGTCACTGTCTAAGCGCGTAACAGTGGCACTCTACGGGGACTCTACACAAGAATGCTCTAGGGGTTCTCTTAGTGGCCCTTGGAGCGCTGAACATGTATCAGGTGATCTCGAATGACTTCGGATGAAGACACGACACGCGAAGAGCCGCTTATCCTCCACTGTTTCGCGGATTATGGGACGGAATCAGAGGTACTCAGCGACTTCGGGAACGTAATCCGTGTTGGAATCGGCCCTAAGGACACGAACCAAAGTACGCCGGTTAAGGCAGACGCCCACATTAAGGACAAAGAGTGGGACCTCCCGATAAAGGACGGCGTCACGTTTGATCTCGGGGTGTTCCACCCGGTCTGTTCACGGTGGGCCGCGACAACGAGCATCTCGGGAGATCCCGACGAGCACGAGAACATGATCCCGAGTGCACGGATACTCGCGGAGAAGTACTGCGACCACCACATCATCGAAAACGTTCCGCGCGCACCGCTCAATGAGCCCGTCGTGTTGAACGGACGGATGTTCGGTATGCCAATTGAGTACGAGCGTGCGTTCGAGACTTCGTTCAATGTTCCGCAACCACCTCGTGAGAAACGACTCTTGACGACAGATGGACCGTCTGAGAAAGCCGAGACTTCGTCGTTCTTCTTCTCCGAACGGTCCAGAGAGTGGTGGGCGGCGGTCAAAAACTACTCACCGAGGCCGTATCCAAAGAGTCACATAGCGAAGAACGCAATTCCCGCGCCATTCATCTACTATCTGGTTCGGATGTGGTTGATGGTGTACGAGGACGAACACGGAATCTCGGAGGGGCGAGTGGACTACTCCGACTACGACGAGCGGATGGACACCAAGCGCAAAAGTGAGGACAATCGCCAGTTGGACGAATTCTGATGTGCGACAAAACAGATATTTGATACGGACAAGTGGGTTCCAAGTTTCGGTAGGAGGTACAGTCTGATGAGCGAGAACGAGTGTCACGTGTATCGGGATCGAGAGTCGAACTCGACGTACGTCGGGGATCCGTTCGTCGGTGTGCCCGTCTCCCGCGACATCGTTGAAGCCGTCGCCACTCAGTTCCACATAAAGGCTGATTCACTCGCTAGAGCTCTACGAGAAGTGCAAAATACGTCTGTGATTAACGTCGAAACCCTCTTTACGGGCTTTGACCCCCTCCCCGTCGGTCGAAGTGACGAGGGGCTGTTGTACGTGCTAGCCGAGGCAGACGGGTGTTGGGACACTGTAGCTGATCAAATCGGACTCACAGAAGACGGCCGTGACGCCGTAGCGACCGCTCACGACCGTCAGGTCAGAGAGATGGTGGGAGACAGAGAAGTAAGAGGCGGTAGTGGGTTCGTCGTCTCGTGTTCGGAGTTCCCCGCAGACGCTATCGACGACATTGTAGCGGTGGTAGAAAAGACCAGACTGACGAATCGACAGGCGACGACGTGGATCCTCTCACAGTACGTCCCAGGCAGTGACGCAATCGCCCGAATACTCTCGATCCCCGAGTCAGTCGTGCAGTCGGAACTCGCCACAGTTGACCGGACTACGCGGCGGAGCGCAGCAGAGACACGAACTCTCGACGTCCCTGGACCACTCACTCGCCTTGAACCGGAACCTCAGTCCCCGACGTGGATGGGACTCGATTGGTCGAGGTGGTTCGACCTTCGAGACGGGAAAACGCTCCGTGAAGAACTGCCACGCCGTCCAGGTCTCTACAGAGTTCGACATACGGAACTCCCGGGTTTGATGTATGTAGGGGAATCGGGGTCGGAGGGAGGCGTTCGACAGCGAGTAGGGCTTGGCCTGTCAGCGGGATTAAGCGGATCGGATCGACAGACGGGAGATCCACATGGCGCGGCGCGTCCACTTCAGCAAATTACCGAGATAGCTGGGGGGAATATGGAAGTCTCTGTCACGACACCCCCGATATCGTCGAATCGGAGACACCGCCGCGCAATTGAG
Protein-coding sequences here:
- a CDS encoding DUF6339 family protein, with amino-acid sequence MQGEAAITDEQLTEYVEPMPGRPTADLDRIDSAVEQVLEEYPEYDTAIDGALAEEIHRGLDVTRRTAGDPGLWHWLAVVRYPDLVRHRWEYRSEEAMREKFLGAGSDLYSNAIHRLWWIAELTSRGDDYSTTDAVFANQTMVNKVFDRWFARYQPAVRAMCDELADEPSRVIDETTRRFNHALTNVQLEGLSENEAREMIRQIVAESR
- a CDS encoding DUF1998 domain-containing protein; translation: MADSEMKRGLAQVMYRFGPKSLFDYGRRGLSMKVSRWETDKVSSLDANYVAEQIATHASSFRNDDEDPWVDLTVEDVDFRRPNRVVGSLYPLTMYCQNRSCHRVVSKKEPSHFVYTNGECPECGGELRQLAFVLVHDCGNMMSINPQPCSNPDHGYDHIYLNKQNINDPLSWYFYCGECGDFCGNMSKRCTKCHKERVYFRPIASNSVYYSQGDVLVNLPIDQRYSDDIEYGESWARILMAAHLGDLDDVVEEGGKTYEELGRMTTDERDAKRREKQIEDLKEKVGAEQVEKMIESGVDLGDVFDVAEDTIKGSTRGEVVEENRERVELPSQRGGDSDVDQAYSTLSHELFTYLRSTQGYEGNLDATDGMERQPTPLSLDGLLEQEDFLESNPEAEVYPEKLQKVNIASAWVVDNLPLLNYTFGFTRDRPERSRTDLQPFPHPRGEDSTPVYVDQTPSEAIVLQVDRSAIIEWLDGKGSLRGVERPDTDDESDLKEWFLENVDTNELRDHYSPIEDDLTREVYTLLHSMSHALMRTASGQCGLDSNSISEYVMPSIPAIFLYASSTEHFSLGGMHTLFKTRIHPWVDETIADVQQCVYDPVCEHEDGACHACLHMSEVACESANGNLDRRYLVGDDRGRIPAFWEAEYV
- a CDS encoding phospholipase D-like domain-containing protein, which encodes MTDDHDAICTNFAVVRQFDDLDRVVAIRDTILALDHSDVTRADVDQGLETPLTTREASALFTCLQKNGAATQSATDERGFAAYTFEVDPFEADRVLTQQAAVIAADGRSPQTDQDDDVEFVATLPGGFEPTSAQVRSIPDIASTIRNQVFDADSSVRIANPYFDPSLELVSDLASLPQRGVETQLLTRETADEEGDTRTTLNKMWDLIDEEHRDNFEVRDLYRWDEKQGSQAFATHAKIVIVDERVCYVGSANLTDTSLSTNFEFGVVVEGDIVEEATMVFDEVFEYSYPVDLPI
- a CDS encoding DNA cytosine methyltransferase codes for the protein MKVAAVDLFCGAGGLSYGLQQAGVSVVAGIDQDPDCKYPYEQNIDAEYVRADVHALAQNPEPIAQMYPWDADLKVLAACAPCQPYSTMGHSKGDGHEDHQKWGLLNEVSRIVKYVEPDVVVTENVLQVKQEDGVYDAFVESLESQGYHVNSDDNKNVYCPEYGIPQKRKRWVVMASKQGPLSLPDPPIQNENDYPTVEDTIDHLPPIEAGEVSDVNDVHRARSLSEKNLERIDNMEPGGDWTLWEEPDLNHLLADCHRKASGQSYKAPYSRMRPDEPSPTITTQFYNYGSGRFGHYDTDQNRALSILEGALLQTFPEDYDFYDEWEDVGVSNLGRMIGNAVPPKLGEYMGKAILSHVGAAAPSVESTVADD